In Cucurbita pepo subsp. pepo cultivar mu-cu-16 chromosome LG04, ASM280686v2, whole genome shotgun sequence, the following are encoded in one genomic region:
- the LOC111793895 gene encoding probable LRR receptor-like serine/threonine-protein kinase At2g24230 translates to MGFRLFGSILVLALFFKPMACQQPNTDGFYISEFLKKVGLNSSHVYNFSAPVCTWKGVFCDKDVNVIEFVASGVGLSGAIPDNTVGKLSRLQSLDLSNNKITGFPTDFWSLGLLKRLNLSSNLISGPLGDSICNFGQLESVDISINEFSGKIPESISSLLSLRVLKLDHNRFGGSIPSGILNCRSLVFMDVSCNQLNGSLPDGFGAAFPKLESLNLAGNGIHGRDSDFSGLIALAALNLSGNLFQGSIMGLFKEQLKVLDVSRNQFLGHISQAQLNSSYNWSHLVYLDLSENQLSGDIFHVLERAQNLKYLNLACNRFSSLEFPHVQLLSSLEYLNLSRSGLINHIPPEISNLSHLNTLDISQNHLTGRIPSLSVKNLQILDVSQNNLSGEIPLLLLEKLPWMERFNFSYNNLTFCDSNISFKTLQAAFLGSANSCPIAANPSLFVRKPSKHEVLKLALAVTFSMICLLLAVIFLAFGCRRKSRTWVVKQASYKEETNISGPFSFQTDSTTWVADVKQATSVSVVIFEKPLLNITFADLLSATSNFDRGTLLAEGKFGPVYRGFLPGGIHVAVKVLVHGSTLTEREAARELEYLGRIKHPNLVPLTGYCLAGDQRIAIYDYMENGTLQNLLHDLPLGVQTTEDWSTDTWEEVDNNGIENVGSEGTLTTWRFRHKIALGTARALAFLHHGCSPPIIHRDVKASSVYLDYNLEPRLSDFGLAKVFGNGLSEEISRGSPGYTPPEFLQLENDSVTPKSDVYCFGVVLFELVTGKKPIGDEYPEGKETDLVSWVRGLVRKNQGSRAIDPKIRGTGLDDQMEEALKIAYLCTADLPSKRPSMQQIVGLLKDIEPMA, encoded by the coding sequence ATGGGTTTTCGTTTGTTCGGCTCCATTTTAGTTCTTGCACTGTTCTTCAAACCTATGGCATGTCAACAACCTAATACAGATGGGTTTTATATCTCTGAGTTTTTGAAGAAGGTGGGTTTGAACTCTTCTCATGTCTATAATTTCTCGGCTCCTGTTTGTACATGGAAAGGGGTTTTCTGTGACAAAGATGTAAATGTTATCGAGTTCGTGGCTTCTGGTGTTGGCCTCTCCGGCGCTATTCCCGACAACACTGTCGGCAAACTCAGCAGACTTCAGAGTTTGGACCTTAGCAACAACAAAATCACTGGATTTCCTACGGATTTTTGGAGCTTAGGCCTACTCAAGAGGCTCAATCTCTCTTCCAACTTGATTTCTGGACCTCTTGGAGACAGCATTTGCAACTTTGGACAGCTTGAAAGTGTTGACATTTCCATCAACGAATTCTCTGGGAAAATACCAGAATCTATAAGCTCATTACTTAGTCTCCGAGTCCTGAAATTAGACCATAACAGGTTTGGTGGAAGCATCCCATCAGGAATTCTTAACTGTCGATCTCTGGTTTTCATGGACGTTTCGTGCAATCAGCTAAATGGGTCACTTCCTGATGGCTTTGGGGCTGCATTTCCCAAGCTTGAAAGCTTGAACCTTGCGGGAAATGGGATTCATGGCCGTGATTCAGATTTTTCTGGGCTCATAGCCTTGGCAGCTCTTAATTTGTCTGGAAACTTGTTTCAGGGTTCGATTATGGGCTTGTTCAAGGAGCAGTTGAAGGTGTTAGACGTCAGTAGAAATCAATTTCTTGGTCACATTTCTCAGGCACAGCTGAATTCTAGTTATAACTGGTCTCATTTGGTGTATCTAGACTTGTCTGAGAATCAGCTCAGTGGAGACATTTTCCATGTTTTGGAGCGCGCCCAAAATCTCAAGTACCTTAATCTTGCTTGTAATAGATTTAGCAGCCTGGAATTTCCACATGTTCAATTGCTTTCGAGTTTAGAATACCTTAATCTATCCAGATCCGGCCTTATCAATCACATTCCTCCTGAAATCTCAAATTTGAGTCATTTGAATACTCTTGACATCTCCCAGAATCATCTTACGGGGAGAATCCCGTCTTTGAGCGTCAAAAACCTCCAGATTCTTGATGTTTCACAGAATAATTTGAGTGGAGAGATCCCCCTATTGCTCTTAGAAAAACTTCCATGGATGGAGAGATTCAACTTTTCCTACAATAACTTAACCTTCTGTGATTCCAATATTTCCTTCAAAACCCTCCAAGCAGCCTTCCTTGGGTCAGCAAATAGCTGTCCCATTGCTGCAAATCCGAGTCTTTTCGTTAGAAAACCCAGTAAACACGAGGTCTTGAAGCTGGCTCTGGCTGTTACTTTCTCCATGATCTGCTTACTTCTAGCAGTGATATTTCTAGCATTCGGATGCAGAAGGAAAAGCAGGACGTGGGTCGTAAAGCAGGCCTCTTACAAAGAAGAGACTAATATTTCAGGGCCTTTTTCTTTCCAGACTGATTCAACCACATGGGTGGCTGATGTTAAGCAGGCAACGTCTGTTTCGGTAGTAATTTTTGAGAAGCCATTGTTGAATATAACCTTTGCTGACTTATTATCTGCAACTTCGAATTTCGACCGGGGCACTCTATTGGCAGAGGGCAAGTTTGGCCCTGTATACAGGGGATTTCTACCTGGAGGAATTCATGTGGCTGTGAAAGTTTTGGTTCATGGTTCTACATTGACAGAACGGGAAGCTGCAAGAGAACTCGAGTATCTTGGTCGAATTAAACACCCCAATCTTGTGCCATTAACTGGATATTGCTTGGCTGGGGATCAAAGAATTGCCATCTATGATTATATGGAGAACGGGACCTTGCAGAATTTGCTCCATGACCTGCCATTGGGTGTTCAAACAACGGAGGACTGGAGCACGGATACATGGGAGGAAGTTGACAACAATGGAATAGAAAATGTTGGTTCAGAAGGTACGTTAACAACTTGGAGATTCCGTCACAAAATTGCACTAGGTACTGCTCGAGCGCTCGCATTTCTTCACCATGGGTGTTCGCCTCCAATCATTCACAGAGATGTTAAGGCCAGTAGCGTTTACCTGGATTATAACTTGGAGCCCAGATTATCAGATTTTGGACTGGCTAAGGTTTTTGGCAATGGTCTAAGTGAAGAGATCTCCCGTGGTTCACCCGGTTACACGCCACCAGAGTTCTTACAGCTCGAGAACGACTCTGTAACACCAAAAAGTGATGTATACTGCTTTGGTGTTGTCCTGTTTGAGCTTGTTACTGGTAAGAAGCCAATTGGAGATGAGTATCctgaaggaaaagaaacagatTTGGTGAGTTGGGTTAGAGGACTTGTTAGAAAGAATCAAGGATCAAGAGCTATTGATCCGAAAATTCGAGGTACAGGACTAGATGATCAAATGGAGGAGGCCCTTAAGATTGCATACCTATGCACAGCCGACCTTCCATCTAAACGACCGAGCATGCAGCAGATCGTTGGACTTCTCAAGGACATCGAACCGATGGCTTAG